The Cydia amplana chromosome 21, ilCydAmpl1.1, whole genome shotgun sequence genome includes a window with the following:
- the LOC134658011 gene encoding uncharacterized protein LOC134658011, producing MKCLVCDLEIKYASEMIKCTACGKHCHQSCLNMTSAYYMANHFTLEKNWLCEMCNNVTRRPKNDNTPIRKPVAPNPNLNDTTMSVDDSVHDRTDTSPEPQNTLQTPPNLYPRQESPITLENISKLLDFKLRENNQSILSDLKNTIQLEINKSIADLKTDITLRTNLITTEQTSIKSSIANIESKIKTLERKNTTLQQELNQLGQQINQKSQDTYEHNSKIIVLHGLSEYRDEHEVDIENRIIYLCHDVLGIDLTGYIEDISRIGRNSRTTRPLKIELISKRMAKYILKNSWHFKNTGISISEYLTGKALEHRKLLISNLRLARQNGQHAVIRDDKLVVNGRITDTDLEPQYPLEQQTQNVHANYPSTAHSTHEDFNSACSQNNTISNTPDLDTSNGQSNHSFRNNTGA from the coding sequence ATGAAGTGTCTAGTTTGCGatcttgaaattaaatatgctagcgaaatgataaaatgCACAGCATGCGGAAAGCACTGTCATCAATCTTGCCTAAACATGACTTCTGCATATTATATGGCCAACCATTTCACACTAGAGAAAAACTGGCTCTGTGAGATGTGCAATAATGTCACCCGTAGGCCTAAAAATGATAATACGCCAATTCGAAAACCTGTTGCACCAAATCCAAATCTAAACGACACAACAATGTCAGTTGATGATTCCGTACACGATCGCACAGATACTAGCCCAGAGCCCCAAAACACTTTACAAACCCCGCCAAATTTGTACCCTAGGCAGGAGAGCCCCATCACCCTCGAGAATATTAGTAAACTGCTAGACTTTAAACTAAGGGAAAACAACCAGTCAATACTTAGCGATCTCAAAAACACAATACAACTCGAGATAAACAAATCGATTGCTGACCTAAAGACAGACATTACTTTACGCACTAACCTAATAACTACGGAGCAAACTAGCATAAAAAGTAGCATAGCAAACATAGAGAGTAAAATAAAAACCCTAGAAAGGAAAAACACTACACTCCAGCAAGAATTAAACCAACTGGgccagcaaataaatcaaaaatcgCAGGATACCTACGAACATAATAGCAAAATAATAGTCTTGCACGGATTGTCTGAATACCGCGACGAACATGAGGTTGATATTGAGAACcgtattatatacctatgtcaCGATGTCCTAGGTATTGATCTAACTGGGTACATAGAAGATATTTCCAGAATAGGACGAAATAGCAGGACGACTAGGCCACTGAAAATTGAATTAATCAGTAAAAGAATGGCTAAATATATCCTAAAAAATTCATGGCATTTTAAAAACACTGGTATATCTATTTCTGAGTACTTAACCGGAAAGGCACTAGAACACAGGAAGCTTCTAATATCGAATTTACGACTAGCTCGACAAAACGGTCAACATGCTGTTATCCGCGACGACAAGCTCGTGGTAAACGGGAGGATCACCGACACCGACCTAGAACCGCAATACCCGCTAGAACAACAGACACAAAATGTACACGCGAACTATCCATCGACCGCACATAGCACACATGAAGACTTCAACTCGGCCTGCTCACAAAACAACACTATTTCTAACACTCCCGATCTAGATACCAGTAACGGGCAAAGCAACCATTCATTTCGCAACAACACCGGCGCTTAG
- the LOC134658245 gene encoding uncharacterized protein LOC134658245, producing the protein MCKDLAKGEVAERGPKDPRVLKRLREEAMKHGCGKSLLSAYDPERPTTIMSKYCIFDMMVDFFEKENTPSFNKFKIFSKEVMRENKEKIMKETEGQVNSKLWHSIRQGRITGSKIYEVAHCKTPQGSLVEEILGGSKAPETKAMKRGKILEKRVLNKLRTDINKEIEECGFLIIDGIFGASPDGIGDDFVVEIKCPISDKTKKNYIKNGQIANKFMGQVQLEMLAAGKNKCLFCVADPKFESNGIIIIK; encoded by the coding sequence ATGTGTAAAGATTTGGCGAAAGGAGAAGTAGCTGAAAGGGGGCCAAAGGACCCTCGTGTACTAAAAAGACTGAGAGAAGAAGCAATGAAACATGGTTGTGGCAAAAGCCTGCTCAGTGCATATGATCCTGAAAGACCAACTACCATCATGtcaaaatattgcatttttgACATGATGGTAGATTTTTTTGAAAAGGAAAATACTCCAAgtttcaataaatttaaaatatttagcaaAGAAGTAATGcgagaaaataaagaaaaaatcatgaaaGAAACGGAAGGCCAAGTGAACTCGAAGCTGTGGCATTCTATTCGACAAGGCCGAATCACGGGTTCAAAGATTTATGAAGTCGCTCATTGCAAGACACCCCAGGGCAGTCTTGTTGAAGAAATATTAGGAGGAAGCAAAGCACCAGAAACGAAAGCCATGAAAAGGGGTAAAATCCTAGAAAAACGAGTACTAAATAAACTAAGAACtgatataaataaagaaatagaaGAATGTGGATTTTTGATAATAGATGGAATTTTTGGAGCATCGCCTGATGGCATTGGAGATGACTTTGTGGTCGAAATTAAGTGTCCCATTtctgacaaaactaaaaaaaactatataaagAATGGGCAAATTGCTAATAAGTTCATGGGCCAAGTGCAATTAGAGATGCTAGCGGCTGGCAAAAATAAGTGTTTGTTCTGTGTAGCGGACCCAAAATTTGAGAGCAAcgggataataataataaaataa